The following are from one region of the Mycobacteriales bacterium genome:
- a CDS encoding ATP-binding protein: MTVQATWQMALPSAAEAVPRARHGVVAALRDWDCDALVDATALVVSELVTNAVLHARTPLEVTLVQERDGVMVAVRDLADGQPARRESPSLASTGRGLVLLEALARSWGVDRHPGGGKTVWALLTQESVDG, translated from the coding sequence GTGACGGTGCAGGCGACCTGGCAGATGGCGCTGCCGTCGGCTGCCGAGGCAGTGCCCCGCGCCCGTCACGGCGTCGTCGCTGCTCTGCGCGACTGGGACTGCGACGCCCTCGTCGACGCCACCGCCCTCGTCGTCTCCGAGCTCGTCACCAACGCGGTCCTGCACGCGCGGACCCCGCTCGAGGTCACGCTCGTCCAGGAGCGCGACGGGGTGATGGTGGCGGTGCGGGACCTCGCCGACGGCCAGCCCGCCCGTCGGGAGTCACCGTCGCTCGCCTCGACCGGGCGCGGCCTCGTGCTGCTCGAGGCCCTGGCCCGCTCGTGGGGCGTCGACCGCCACCCGGGCGGCGGCAAGACGGTCTGGGCGCTGCTCACCCAGGAGTCCGTCGACGGGTGA